The following proteins come from a genomic window of Natronosalvus vescus:
- a CDS encoding CDP-2,3-bis-(O-geranylgeranyl)-sn-glycerol synthase, whose protein sequence is MAVLETIGVAFWVMLPAYVPNNAAVLAGGGRPIDGGRELNGRRLLGDGKTWRGTAAGIVAGLLLAGGLTMIAADVSGTLGFEVPTFTPWAALGLAGGAMLGDILASFLKRRTGRQRGAMFPGLDQLDFVVVSLPLTALLATDWFLTWFTLGVILVIVVLTPILHVGTNMIAYKLGLKNEPW, encoded by the coding sequence ATGGCAGTACTCGAGACGATCGGTGTCGCCTTCTGGGTGATGTTGCCCGCATACGTGCCGAACAATGCAGCCGTTCTCGCCGGGGGTGGCCGACCGATCGATGGGGGTCGAGAGCTGAACGGGCGGCGTCTGCTGGGTGACGGGAAGACCTGGCGGGGAACCGCCGCCGGAATCGTGGCCGGGTTGCTTCTCGCTGGTGGGCTGACGATGATCGCCGCTGACGTCAGTGGCACACTCGGATTCGAGGTGCCGACGTTTACCCCGTGGGCGGCACTCGGGCTGGCCGGCGGGGCGATGCTCGGTGACATACTCGCGTCGTTTCTCAAGCGCCGAACCGGGCGGCAGCGGGGAGCAATGTTTCCGGGACTCGATCAACTCGACTTCGTCGTCGTGTCGCTACCGCTGACGGCGCTGCTCGCAACTGACTGGTTCCTGACCTGGTTCACCCTGGGAGTGATCCTCGTCATCGTCGTGCTCACGCCAATTCTGCACGTCGGGACGAACATGATCGCGTACAAATTGGGGCTGAAAAACGAGCCCTGGTAG
- a CDS encoding zinc-dependent alcohol dehydrogenase family protein, with the protein MRAAVLEGYGDPLVVREVDDPNLTPEGVIVAVEACGICRSDWHAWQGHGEWADDQVPIGQILGHEPAGRVVEVGSRVSSVAVGDRVAIPFSLGEGTCPQCRAGHGNVCTDGYALGFEASVPGAFAERIHVPHADFNVARVPDGVPADAVAALGCRYVTAFHALAHRADVGGGDWVAVHGCGGLGLAAVQIADALGANPIAVDVREEPLERAARVGARVTLDASDLDETTTVPSVIESETNGGAHVSIDALGRAETCRNSLECLRPRGTHVQLGLTTDVERGEVPLPVDGMIFGEITFLGSRGMPPSRYGELLRMIDSSALDPSVLVTRRVRLEDVSDRLEAMTTYDTEGIEVVTEF; encoded by the coding sequence ATGCGCGCTGCAGTACTCGAGGGGTATGGCGATCCACTCGTCGTCCGTGAGGTCGACGACCCCAATCTCACGCCGGAAGGCGTCATTGTAGCGGTCGAAGCCTGTGGAATCTGTCGGAGCGACTGGCACGCCTGGCAGGGACACGGCGAGTGGGCGGACGACCAGGTACCGATCGGGCAGATCCTCGGCCACGAACCGGCAGGTCGAGTCGTCGAGGTCGGTTCGCGCGTCTCTTCAGTTGCCGTCGGTGATCGGGTCGCGATCCCGTTCAGCCTCGGTGAGGGAACGTGTCCCCAGTGTCGGGCCGGTCACGGCAACGTCTGTACGGACGGATACGCACTCGGGTTCGAAGCCAGCGTGCCGGGTGCGTTCGCCGAACGCATCCACGTCCCCCACGCCGATTTCAACGTCGCTCGCGTACCCGACGGCGTTCCGGCCGATGCCGTCGCCGCTCTCGGCTGTCGGTACGTCACGGCCTTTCACGCCCTGGCCCACCGGGCCGACGTCGGCGGCGGGGACTGGGTCGCTGTCCACGGCTGTGGCGGTCTCGGTCTGGCCGCCGTCCAGATCGCCGATGCCCTCGGCGCGAACCCCATCGCCGTCGACGTTCGCGAGGAACCACTCGAGCGAGCCGCTCGAGTCGGGGCGCGGGTCACCCTCGATGCGAGCGACCTGGACGAGACGACGACCGTTCCGTCGGTGATCGAATCCGAGACGAACGGCGGCGCACACGTCTCGATCGACGCCCTCGGACGGGCGGAAACCTGTCGAAACAGCCTCGAGTGTCTCCGGCCGCGGGGGACGCACGTCCAGCTCGGGTTGACGACCGACGTCGAACGGGGTGAGGTACCGTTACCCGTCGACGGGATGATCTTCGGGGAGATCACGTTCCTCGGCTCTAGAGGAATGCCGCCTTCGCGCTACGGCGAACTGTTACGGATGATCGACTCGAGCGCGCTCGACCCGTCGGTGCTCGTCACCCGACGGGTGAGGCTCGAGGACGTGTCGGATCGCCTCGAGGCGATGACAACCTACGATACCGAAGGGATCGAAGTCGTCACGGAGTTTTGA
- a CDS encoding thiolase C-terminal domain-containing protein — protein MDTDRVAIIGASMTQFGQREAWIRDLLAEAGIACLEDAGVEPSDVEHCYVSNMSSGEFEGQGGIMNMLAHDLGLLPAYTQRVDQTSSSGGAGIYAAWQSIASGASEMTLLVGGEKMTHRTTGESTDIIASITHPEEYKHGVTLPSFAGMTARHYLERFDAPRESLAKVAVKNHKNGVDNPHAQFRKEVGLETVLESPIVADPLRLYDFCPITDGSAALLFCSESVAREYTDEYAIVSSVAGATDTHVVHERPDPTIMNGVVESGRAAYEMSGYDPEDVDVAELHDMFTILEFLQMEGLGFADHGDAWRLVEAGETERDTGDLPINTSGGLKSKGHPLGASGVAQGVEIYEQLVGEAGPRQVDADVGLCCNVGGFGNCVITTIMEVGA, from the coding sequence ATGGACACCGACCGTGTTGCGATCATCGGCGCGTCGATGACCCAATTCGGCCAGCGGGAGGCGTGGATCCGAGACCTCCTCGCCGAGGCCGGCATCGCGTGTCTCGAGGACGCGGGCGTCGAGCCGAGCGACGTCGAGCACTGCTACGTCTCCAATATGTCGAGTGGTGAGTTCGAAGGGCAGGGCGGCATCATGAACATGCTCGCCCACGACCTCGGGCTCCTGCCGGCGTACACCCAGCGCGTCGACCAGACCAGCTCGAGCGGCGGTGCGGGCATCTACGCCGCCTGGCAGTCGATCGCCAGCGGAGCCAGCGAGATGACCCTCCTCGTCGGTGGCGAAAAGATGACCCACCGGACGACCGGCGAGTCGACGGACATCATCGCCTCGATCACCCACCCCGAGGAGTACAAACACGGCGTCACCCTCCCCTCCTTCGCGGGGATGACCGCCCGCCACTATCTCGAGCGCTTCGACGCCCCGCGAGAGAGCCTGGCGAAGGTCGCCGTCAAGAACCACAAAAACGGCGTCGACAATCCCCACGCCCAGTTTCGAAAGGAAGTCGGTCTCGAGACCGTGCTCGAGTCACCCATCGTCGCTGACCCCCTTCGACTCTACGACTTCTGTCCGATCACCGATGGATCGGCAGCGCTCCTGTTCTGTTCCGAGTCGGTCGCCAGGGAGTACACCGACGAATACGCCATCGTCTCGAGCGTCGCCGGCGCGACGGATACCCACGTCGTCCACGAGCGACCCGATCCGACCATCATGAACGGCGTCGTCGAGAGCGGCCGGGCGGCCTACGAGATGAGCGGCTACGACCCCGAGGACGTCGACGTCGCCGAACTCCACGACATGTTCACGATCCTCGAGTTCCTGCAGATGGAGGGCCTCGGCTTCGCAGACCACGGCGACGCCTGGAGGCTAGTCGAAGCGGGGGAAACCGAGCGCGACACTGGCGACCTCCCGATCAACACCTCCGGCGGCCTCAAGTCGAAGGGCCATCCACTCGGGGCGAGCGGGGTCGCTCAGGGCGTCGAAATCTACGAGCAACTCGTCGGCGAGGCCGGCCCGCGACAGGTCGACGCGGATGTTGGCCTGTGCTGTAACGTGGGTGGGTTCGGCAACTGTGTAATCACGACGATCATGGAGGTGGGCGCATGA
- a CDS encoding DUF7547 family protein: MDDRNDDLAAAIRELTATLELLREELDAQGPRRPPLRPPTPREVTRFGDEIAIPALIALLEANVRALKALQRGLKVARAERTARGAATDAAGDAADRTKRRSKELREATLSHLDRALNELQDAVSGGSIETDDRTRTLLEDAKRLRADLDQRLASLEAETHSRESEFDGSATRIDIESGSAQSDDTTDVDDHRTNTADVDVDAELETLKDQYAPSSDETDESEEANGEAGESESSASADDGDGASDVASSGDGNDGTDDDSTDGTDDDSDDPDTTATGSR, from the coding sequence ATGGACGACCGGAACGACGACCTCGCTGCGGCAATCCGTGAGTTGACCGCAACCCTGGAGTTACTGCGGGAGGAACTCGACGCACAGGGGCCGCGACGACCGCCGTTACGGCCGCCAACCCCTCGAGAGGTAACTCGGTTCGGCGACGAAATCGCGATTCCGGCGCTCATCGCACTGCTCGAGGCAAACGTTCGAGCGCTGAAAGCCCTCCAGCGGGGGCTCAAGGTCGCTCGTGCCGAACGCACGGCCCGCGGTGCAGCGACCGACGCTGCGGGTGATGCGGCCGATCGAACGAAACGTCGCTCGAAGGAACTTCGGGAGGCGACGCTCTCACATCTCGACCGGGCGCTGAACGAACTGCAGGATGCGGTTTCCGGCGGCTCGATCGAGACAGACGACCGCACACGAACGCTGCTCGAGGACGCCAAGCGCCTGCGAGCCGATCTGGATCAGCGACTGGCGTCGCTCGAAGCGGAGACGCACTCACGCGAGAGTGAATTCGACGGATCTGCTACCCGGATCGATATCGAATCCGGATCCGCTCAGTCGGACGATACCACCGACGTGGACGACCACCGGACGAACACGGCAGACGTCGACGTCGACGCCGAACTCGAGACGCTAAAGGATCAGTACGCCCCCTCGAGTGACGAGACTGACGAGAGCGAGGAGGCGAATGGCGAGGCGGGCGAATCTGAGTCGAGCGCGTCTGCAGACGACGGCGATGGTGCCAGTGATGTCGCTTCCAGCGGTGACGGCAATGACGGTACCGACGACGACAGCACCGACGGTACCGACGACGACAGCGACGACCCGGATACGACTGCCACCGGCAGTCGGTGA
- a CDS encoding ATP-dependent helicase, with amino-acid sequence MPEDDLSLPADGLPFDPETTSIDDREVFDLLEPAIRSWWLERFGEYVPENGGFFTPPQKGAIPRIHDGTNTLICAPTGSGKTLASFTAIINELYRRDRDEADLDVDGNGDGDECEGEGGDGDERGDGNGNEGGVKDEDGDECEDEGGLENTVYCLYISPLKSLANDIHRNLEVPLEGIESIAADRGESMGEIRHAIRHGDTGSSERQAMLETTPHILNTTPETLAILLNAPKFREKLRSVEYVIVDEIHSLAANKRGTHLSVSLERLQTMVDHEITRIGCSATIEPLSRVAEFLVGCEPADADIGDDTDRVPRDYDIVDARFAREFDLQLECPADDLINTPRDLVQERFYRLLHEHIQEHTNTLVFTNTRSGAERVLHNLRERFEAYDEDNSGCHHGSLSTDVRQRIERKLKDGDLSVVTSSTSLELGIDMPHVDLVVQVGSPKSVAALLQRVGRAGHRVGQTVTGRVIALDRDELLECAVMLERAAEGFVDSVSIPENAQDVAAQHVYGMAIAKVRPEVEILETLRRAYPYREYSDEEWEHLMAYLTAEYAGLEDRNVYAKVWRDENDPPDGDYYYDAFPVGESLMGKRGRLARVIYMTNIGTIPDSFTCGVHTRADNAWVGQLDEGYLDTLEKGDVFVLGGDHFEYRYRRGSKVYVDRTASRPTVPSWYAERLPLSTDMGYAILAFQHTLLEHYETGGSARVRAWLRGFPLDDSSVRAISRLVDYQCRYADPESLSTVDRLAIEVERDRDEYERHYYVHACYGRRVNDGLSRLLAYRCAQEATADVRVAVADNGFVLSMPLNRKVDLEGIIDDLEADRVRADLRAALSGTDLLQRYFRINATRSLMILKRYKGYEKSASEQQVSSEMLLGFAEGLEDFAVIEETYRELLEDKLHVEEVEHVVSRLESGDLEVSRRLVDSPTPRAFGLATLSASDVVLAEDEGAVLQAFHEHVLEEIGDGQRVRHIGE; translated from the coding sequence ATGCCCGAGGACGACCTGTCGCTCCCCGCCGACGGGTTGCCGTTCGATCCCGAAACGACTTCGATCGACGACCGCGAGGTGTTCGACCTGCTCGAGCCCGCGATTCGTTCGTGGTGGCTCGAGCGTTTCGGCGAATACGTTCCCGAGAACGGCGGCTTCTTCACGCCGCCACAGAAGGGCGCCATTCCGCGGATTCACGACGGGACGAACACATTGATCTGTGCCCCCACGGGTTCCGGAAAGACCCTGGCGTCGTTTACGGCGATCATCAACGAACTGTACAGACGTGACCGCGATGAAGCGGACTTGGACGTAGACGGAAACGGAGATGGAGACGAGTGCGAGGGCGAGGGAGGGGATGGAGATGAGCGCGGGGACGGAAATGGAAACGAAGGCGGGGTCAAGGACGAAGATGGAGACGAGTGCGAGGACGAGGGCGGCCTCGAGAACACCGTCTACTGCCTCTACATCTCCCCACTCAAATCGCTGGCCAACGACATCCATCGCAATCTCGAGGTGCCACTCGAGGGGATCGAATCGATCGCCGCGGATCGGGGCGAATCAATGGGGGAGATTCGCCACGCGATTCGCCACGGCGACACGGGGTCGAGCGAGCGACAGGCGATGCTCGAGACGACGCCACATATCCTCAACACGACACCGGAGACGCTCGCTATTTTGCTCAACGCCCCGAAGTTCCGGGAGAAGCTGCGATCCGTCGAGTACGTCATCGTCGACGAAATCCACTCGCTGGCGGCGAACAAGCGGGGCACCCACCTGTCGGTGAGCCTCGAGCGCCTCCAGACGATGGTCGACCACGAGATTACGCGGATCGGCTGTTCGGCGACGATCGAACCGCTCTCGCGGGTGGCCGAGTTTCTGGTCGGCTGTGAACCCGCTGACGCAGATATCGGCGACGACACAGACCGGGTGCCTCGAGACTACGACATCGTCGACGCTCGCTTCGCTCGCGAGTTCGACCTCCAGCTCGAGTGCCCCGCGGACGATCTGATCAACACGCCACGAGACCTGGTTCAGGAGCGATTTTATCGACTCCTCCACGAGCACATCCAGGAACACACCAACACCCTCGTCTTCACGAACACTCGTTCGGGCGCTGAACGCGTGTTACACAACCTCCGGGAGCGCTTCGAGGCGTACGACGAGGACAACTCCGGCTGTCACCACGGCAGCCTCTCGACGGACGTTCGCCAGCGAATCGAACGCAAGCTCAAGGACGGCGACCTGTCGGTGGTAACGTCCTCGACCAGTCTCGAACTCGGGATCGACATGCCCCACGTCGATCTGGTGGTACAGGTCGGCTCGCCGAAATCGGTCGCCGCACTCCTCCAGCGGGTTGGCCGTGCCGGCCACCGCGTCGGCCAGACCGTCACCGGTCGAGTAATCGCCCTCGACAGGGACGAACTCCTCGAGTGTGCGGTCATGCTCGAACGGGCAGCGGAGGGGTTCGTCGATTCGGTGTCGATTCCCGAAAACGCCCAGGACGTCGCCGCCCAGCACGTCTATGGAATGGCTATCGCGAAGGTACGTCCGGAAGTAGAGATTCTCGAGACGCTCCGTCGTGCGTACCCCTATCGAGAATACAGCGACGAGGAGTGGGAGCACCTTATGGCGTATCTCACGGCCGAATACGCGGGCCTCGAGGATCGGAACGTCTACGCGAAGGTCTGGCGGGACGAGAACGATCCACCCGACGGCGACTATTACTACGACGCCTTCCCCGTCGGTGAGTCCCTGATGGGCAAACGCGGTCGGCTTGCGCGAGTGATCTACATGACCAACATCGGGACGATCCCCGACTCGTTTACCTGCGGCGTCCACACCCGGGCGGACAACGCGTGGGTCGGCCAACTCGACGAGGGGTATCTCGACACGCTCGAGAAGGGCGACGTGTTCGTCCTCGGCGGCGACCACTTCGAGTATCGCTACCGGCGCGGATCGAAGGTGTACGTCGATCGTACCGCCTCCCGCCCGACCGTTCCCTCGTGGTACGCAGAACGGCTCCCGCTGTCGACCGATATGGGCTATGCGATCCTGGCGTTCCAACATACCCTCCTCGAGCACTACGAAACCGGCGGCTCCGCTCGCGTCCGTGCATGGCTTCGCGGGTTCCCGCTCGACGACTCGAGCGTCCGGGCCATCTCGCGACTCGTCGACTATCAGTGTCGTTACGCCGATCCGGAGAGTTTGAGTACCGTCGACCGACTCGCGATCGAGGTCGAACGCGATCGAGACGAATACGAGCGTCACTACTACGTCCACGCCTGTTACGGTCGTCGGGTCAACGACGGCCTTTCGCGACTGCTGGCGTACCGGTGCGCCCAGGAGGCGACCGCCGACGTCCGGGTCGCCGTCGCCGACAACGGGTTCGTCCTCTCGATGCCCCTGAACCGGAAGGTGGATCTCGAGGGGATCATCGACGACCTCGAAGCCGATCGGGTGCGAGCCGATTTACGAGCGGCGCTCTCGGGCACCGACCTCCTCCAGCGCTATTTCCGGATCAACGCGACGCGATCGCTGATGATCCTCAAACGCTACAAGGGCTACGAGAAATCCGCGAGCGAACAGCAGGTCTCGAGCGAAATGTTGCTCGGCTTCGCGGAGGGTCTCGAGGACTTCGCGGTGATCGAGGAGACGTATCGCGAACTGCTCGAGGACAAACTGCACGTCGAGGAGGTCGAACACGTCGTCTCACGGCTCGAGTCGGGCGACCTCGAGGTGTCCCGACGGCTGGTCGACTCGCCGACGCCGCGGGCGTTCGGGCTGGCGACGCTGTCGGCGAGCGACGTAGTGCTGGCCGAGGACGAAGGCGCCGTTTTGCAGGCGTTTCACGAACACGTACTCGAGGAGATCGGTGACGGCCAGCGTGTCCGCCATATCGGCGAGTAG
- a CDS encoding nucleic acid-binding protein: MEAVRYADGTIGFPRHHLGLDGNEPVETVDLSEYTATVVTWTTSTATPPGVREPNHLAIVEFDLEELTDPDDPPVRALGQLTTGDVESGDTVQPVYAEELREPGVGIKLTESQAWDGFRFEPV; encoded by the coding sequence ATGGAGGCCGTTCGCTACGCCGATGGAACGATCGGGTTCCCCCGACACCATCTCGGCCTCGACGGCAACGAACCGGTCGAGACGGTCGACCTCAGCGAGTACACCGCTACCGTCGTCACCTGGACGACCAGCACCGCCACGCCGCCGGGCGTCCGCGAACCGAACCACCTCGCAATCGTCGAGTTCGACCTCGAGGAACTCACCGACCCGGACGACCCACCCGTACGGGCGCTCGGCCAGCTCACGACGGGCGACGTCGAGTCCGGCGACACCGTCCAGCCGGTGTACGCCGAGGAACTCCGCGAGCCGGGTGTCGGCATCAAACTCACCGAGAGCCAGGCCTGGGACGGCTTCCGGTTCGAGCCGGTCTGA
- a CDS encoding DUF7504 family protein, which translates to MQTEPGVDGSDSSTFAQTLESLKREGSNILIVGASATVAHEAICQRLLGDLSDRDRYRLTVTGEGVTYRSQACHHDHAGSNTHVVAYPDRPTIADTDTSQNPLGTFGADFIDAIREIDAEANGLEPAELRVCVDSLVPLLNEYDTETVFKLLHLTSVSVKNAHGMGHYHLPVARDHDAVNLLEPLFDAIVEVRTRGERTEQRWHLHDQPTTSDWLEL; encoded by the coding sequence ATGCAGACTGAGCCAGGTGTCGACGGGTCAGACAGTTCGACGTTTGCCCAGACGCTCGAGAGCCTCAAGCGGGAGGGGAGCAACATCTTGATCGTCGGGGCGAGCGCGACGGTCGCCCACGAAGCGATCTGCCAACGCTTGCTCGGTGATCTCTCCGATCGCGATCGGTATCGTCTCACCGTCACCGGGGAAGGGGTAACCTATCGAAGCCAAGCCTGTCACCACGACCACGCAGGTTCCAACACGCACGTCGTCGCGTACCCAGATCGCCCGACGATCGCCGATACCGACACATCACAGAACCCGCTCGGGACGTTTGGCGCCGATTTCATCGACGCAATTCGTGAGATCGACGCCGAGGCCAACGGACTCGAGCCCGCAGAATTGCGCGTCTGTGTCGACTCGCTAGTCCCGCTTCTAAACGAGTATGACACCGAAACCGTGTTCAAACTCCTCCACCTGACGAGTGTCAGCGTCAAAAACGCCCACGGGATGGGCCACTACCATCTCCCGGTAGCGCGCGATCACGATGCCGTCAATCTCCTGGAGCCGTTGTTCGATGCGATCGTCGAAGTTCGCACTCGTGGTGAACGAACCGAACAACGCTGGCACCTCCACGATCAGCCGACAACGAGCGACTGGCTCGAGTTGTAA
- a CDS encoding proline dehydrogenase family protein, translating into MIPPVASRFVAGEEPATALEHVRSLNEREIKAIVNLLGEHYDSRAPAEDDAAEYRTLVRDIATSDLDACISVKPSQIGLDLGEDVFRALLEEIVDEAAQRDVFVWIDMEDHTTTDVTLDAFEELTTENDGGVGVCVQANLERTREDVERLAELPGKVRFVKGAYNEPAEIAYKDKAEVDRVYRELLAYAFEHFEDGVAVGSHDPEMIEYATSLHEEHGTPFELQMLMGVREDTQEELAAEYEMWQYVPYGGRWKSYFYRRVMERKENLLFAARAVLGR; encoded by the coding sequence ATGATCCCGCCTGTTGCGAGCCGATTCGTTGCCGGAGAGGAACCGGCAACCGCACTCGAGCACGTCCGATCGCTAAACGAACGGGAGATCAAAGCCATCGTCAACCTGCTGGGCGAACACTACGATTCCCGAGCGCCCGCCGAGGACGATGCAGCGGAGTATCGCACGCTGGTTCGGGACATTGCCACGTCGGATCTCGACGCCTGTATCTCGGTCAAACCCTCCCAGATCGGCCTCGACCTCGGCGAGGACGTATTCCGCGCCCTCCTCGAGGAAATCGTCGACGAAGCCGCCCAACGCGACGTGTTCGTCTGGATCGACATGGAAGATCACACGACAACGGACGTCACCCTCGACGCCTTCGAGGAGCTGACGACCGAAAACGACGGCGGTGTCGGTGTCTGCGTCCAGGCGAACCTCGAGCGAACCCGCGAGGACGTCGAACGGTTGGCCGAACTCCCGGGGAAAGTCCGGTTCGTCAAAGGGGCCTACAACGAACCGGCCGAAATCGCCTATAAGGACAAAGCCGAGGTCGACCGCGTCTACAGGGAGTTGCTCGCGTACGCGTTCGAGCACTTCGAGGATGGCGTCGCCGTCGGCAGCCACGATCCGGAGATGATCGAGTACGCGACCTCCCTCCACGAGGAACACGGTACTCCGTTCGAACTGCAGATGTTGATGGGGGTTCGCGAGGACACCCAGGAGGAACTCGCCGCGGAGTACGAAATGTGGCAGTACGTTCCCTACGGCGGCCGCTGGAAATCGTACTTCTATCGCCGCGTGATGGAACGCAAAGAGAACCTGCTGTTTGCCGCTCGAGCGGTTCTCGGTCGCTGA
- a CDS encoding universal stress protein — MVILTTVDLEQAPERPITVGYDLATTYDDTLVVLSVLTESEYDERIQSREELPDEFENQFTPDQAVQSIASEVRSIVNRVVGDGHTDRVETQGAIGDPAPTIIEASDELDPRYIVVGGRKQAPAKQAIFGSVSHEVMRKADQPVVTLVEETD; from the coding sequence ATGGTGATCCTCACCACCGTCGACCTCGAGCAAGCGCCGGAGCGACCCATAACCGTCGGCTACGACCTCGCGACCACCTACGACGACACGCTGGTCGTGCTCTCGGTACTCACGGAGAGCGAGTACGACGAGCGCATCCAGAGCCGGGAGGAACTCCCCGACGAGTTCGAAAATCAATTCACGCCCGACCAGGCAGTCCAGTCCATCGCGAGCGAGGTTCGCTCCATCGTCAACCGTGTCGTCGGCGACGGGCACACCGACCGCGTCGAGACGCAGGGGGCGATCGGTGACCCCGCTCCGACGATCATCGAGGCGTCCGACGAACTCGATCCGCGGTACATCGTTGTCGGTGGCAGAAAACAGGCACCGGCGAAACAGGCGATCTTCGGGAGCGTCTCACACGAGGTGATGCGTAAGGCAGATCAACCCGTCGTGACGCTCGTCGAAGAGACCGATTGA
- a CDS encoding DUF502 domain-containing protein, whose translation MTSWKRDFASGLIVLGPILITLYILYWLYGIIAGVTPGLILDADVLTPLIPDGAFEGAGRTREQIAQFLRVVVVLTVFIILTLSMGYLMRTTVGGLLERVLDNLANRVPGLRVVYNASKMAAETAFGEQDSLQKPVKLETWNGLRMTAFKTGKTTDDDREVLFLPTSPNITTGFVIEVESDRITELDEDVEDALTRVLSAGFGDADRGRGMDAGISIDVIDERMASSPDSSQEDAKAEANDD comes from the coding sequence ATGACCTCGTGGAAACGGGACTTTGCGAGCGGGCTGATCGTCCTCGGCCCCATCCTCATCACCCTTTACATTCTCTACTGGCTGTACGGGATCATCGCCGGTGTCACGCCCGGGCTGATCCTCGACGCCGACGTCCTCACGCCGCTGATTCCGGACGGGGCGTTCGAGGGGGCTGGCCGTACTCGCGAACAGATTGCCCAGTTCCTCCGCGTCGTCGTCGTCCTCACAGTGTTCATCATCCTCACGCTCTCGATGGGGTACCTGATGCGGACGACGGTCGGTGGGCTACTCGAGCGCGTCCTCGACAATCTCGCTAACCGTGTTCCCGGCCTTCGGGTCGTTTACAATGCGTCGAAGATGGCCGCCGAAACTGCCTTCGGTGAACAGGATTCCCTTCAAAAACCCGTCAAGCTCGAGACCTGGAACGGCCTGCGGATGACGGCGTTCAAGACGGGGAAGACGACCGACGACGACCGGGAAGTGCTCTTTTTGCCGACCTCACCGAATATCACCACCGGGTTCGTTATCGAAGTCGAGTCCGACCGGATCACGGAACTCGATGAGGACGTCGAAGACGCACTCACTCGCGTCCTCAGCGCCGGATTCGGTGATGCCGACCGTGGCCGTGGGATGGATGCTGGCATCTCCATCGACGTGATCGACGAACGGATGGCGAGTTCACCTGACTCGAGCCAGGAGGACGCCAAAGCCGAGGCCAACGACGACTGA